A genomic window from Cucumis melo cultivar AY chromosome 8, USDA_Cmelo_AY_1.0, whole genome shotgun sequence includes:
- the LOC103484954 gene encoding uncharacterized protein LOC103484954 isoform X2 — MKSLQAEVTESDEAEAIRPLPWYPDNLAWHSNFSRMQLRKNQALERFHEFLKLENEIGNITRQEAVSMVPPLFLDVHPNHYVLDMCAAPGSKTFQLLEIIHQSSKPGSLPDGLVVANDLDVQRCNLLIHQTKRMCTANLIVTNHEAQHFPGCRAHTNLFNASAAGSEVKPHNTQLTFDRVLCDVPCSGDGTLRKAPDIWRKWNSGMGNGLHGLQVQIGMRGASLLKVGGRMVYSTCSMNPVENEAVVAELLRKSGGSLELIDVSNELPQLVRRPGLKKWRVLDRGVWLASYKEIIEGRQSVAIPSMFPSGRGRKNQADNNDNSELGGNHLDGSIGSSVDVSEPTVDPEDGFDEVCEFPIERCMRIVPHDQNSGAFFIAVLRKIAPLPATFEKQTSKSANDRSRCKLPQTIADGENVDVDAAVGMDESPTEAGIISNNQGESSSADKPACELPIQDNKDAEGLNTNAGDLEAKLVDNEVDEKAAIKIYSEESKQPDDGEVDPKKSAAKRKLQIQGKWKGVDPVVLFKDETVIDSIKTFYGIDESFPLVGQLVTRNSDTNHVKRIYYISKSVKDVLELNFSVGQQLKITSIGLKMFERQSSREGSSAPCSFRISSEGLPVILPYITKQILTISPVDFKHLLQYKSIKYSDFVDSAFGEKASNLMLGCCVIVLGTGTNTSSDVIKVDSSTIAIGCWKGRASLSVMVTAIDCQELLERLSNRLENNL, encoded by the exons ATGAAATCTCTTCAGGCTGAG GTCACTGAAAGTGATGAAGCTGAGGCTATTAGACCGTTACCTTGGTACCCTGACAATCTTGCGTGGCATTCAAATTTTTCAAGAATGCAATTGCGGAAGAATCAAGCTCTTGAGAg GTTTCACGAGTTCTTGAAGCTAGAAAATGAAATTGGGAACATTACAAGGCAGGAGGCTGTCAGCATG GTACCTCCTCTTTTTCTTGATGTACATCCAAATCACTATGTACTCGACA TGTGTGCTGCTCCTGGCTCCAAAACATTTCAATTACTTGAGATCATACACCAGTCCAGCAAGCCTGGATCTCTACCTGACGGATTG GTAGTGGCAAATGATTTAGATGTCCAAAGATGTAATCTTCTCATCCACCAAACAAAAAGAATGTGCACTGCCAACCTCATTGTTACAAATCACGAAGCCCAACATTTTCCTGGATGTCGAGCACATACCAATTTGTTCAATGCTTCTGCAGCAGGGAGTGAAGTAAAACCTCACAACACTCAACTTACTTTTGATCGTGTTCTATGTGATGTTCCCTGTAGCGGAGATGGTACTCTTCGCAAGGCTCCGGATATATGGAGGAAATG GAATTCTGGGATGGGTAATGGTTTGCATGGCTTACAAGTGCAGATAGGCATGCGAG GTGCCTCTTTACTTAAAGTTGGTGGAAGAATGGTTTACTCAACCTGCTCAATGAATCCTGTTGAAAATGAGGCCGTTGTTGCGGAG CTTCTGCGGAAATCTGGAGGCTCTCTTGAACTTATTGATGTCTCAAATGAACTTCCACAACTTGTTCGTCGCCCTGGTCTCAAGAAATGGAGG GTGCTTGATAGAGGTGTATGGTTAGCATCCTACAAAGAAATCATTGAAGGTCGCCAGAGTGTGGCAATTCCAAGTATGTTTCCTTCTGGTAGAGGCCGTAAGAACCAAGCAGACAATAATGATAACTCAGAATTGGGGGGAAATCATCTGGACGGTTCCATTGGCAGTTCTGTTGATGTATCTGAGCCAACAGTGGATCCTGAAGATGGATTTGATGAGGTTTGTGAATTTCCTATCGAGCGTTGCATGAGGATAGTGCCTCATGATCAAAATAGTGGAGCCTTCTTTATTGCAGTATTACGCAAAATTGCCCCTTTGCCAG CTACTTTTGAAAAACAAACTTCAAAGTCTGCAAATGACCGGTCTCGTTGCAAGCTTCCACAGACTATTGCAGATGGTGAGAATGTGGACGTTGATGCAGCAGTTGGGATGGATGAAAGCCCCACAGAAGCTGGGATTATTTCAAATAATCAAGGGGAATCCAGTTCTGCAGACAAACCAGCTTGCGAACTTCCAATTCAGGATAATAAAGATGCAGAAGGTTTGAACACTAATGCAGGTGATTTGGAGGCCAAGTTAGTTGATAATGAAGTGGATGAAAAAGCTGCTATAAAAATTTACTCAGAGGAGTCTAAGCAGCCTGATGATGGTGAAGTGGATCCTAAGAAAAGCGCTGCGAAGAGAAAGTTACAGATTCAGGGGAAGTGGAAGGGTGTTGACCCTGTTGTACTGTTTAAAGATGAAACTGTTATTGATAGCATAAAGACATTTTACGGTATTGATGAGTCTTTCCCATTGGTTGGCCAACTTGTAACTCGAAATAGTGACACTAACCATGTGAAAAGAATCTATTACATATCCAAGTCTGTTAAGGATGTCCTTGAGTTGAATTTTTCAGTTGGGCAGCAGCTTAAGATAACGTCTATTGGTCTGAAGATGTTT GAGAGGCAATCATCAAGAGAAGGTAGCTCTGCGCCATGTTCATTCCGTATATCATCAGAAGGATTGCCTGTGATACTCCCGTACATCACCAAGCAAATCCTAACCATTTCTCCCGTGGATTTCAAGCATCTATTACAATATAAAAGTATAAAATATTCAGATTTTGTTGATTCTGCGTTTGGTGAGAAGGCATCAAACCTAATGCTAGGTTGCTGTGTGATAGTTTTGGGTACAG GAACTAACACCTCTTCAGACGTTATCAAAGTTGACTCGTCGACTATAGCCATTGGTTGCTGGAAAGGGAGGGCCAGTCTGAGTGTTATGGTGACAGCAATCGATTGCCAAGAACTACTTGAAAGGCTTTCAAATCGGCTTGAAAATAATTTGTAA
- the LOC103484954 gene encoding uncharacterized protein LOC103484954 isoform X1 — translation MGGKGRGGRARTQRKHFRDNRENVWKRPRPDPNSANHNDKDVNGNGNGNGNGNPWEPFESQSPAFNEYYKEQSIVTAEEWDTFIEVLRKPLPAAFRINSSGQFCEEIRAQLQNDFMKSLQAEVTESDEAEAIRPLPWYPDNLAWHSNFSRMQLRKNQALERFHEFLKLENEIGNITRQEAVSMVPPLFLDVHPNHYVLDMCAAPGSKTFQLLEIIHQSSKPGSLPDGLVVANDLDVQRCNLLIHQTKRMCTANLIVTNHEAQHFPGCRAHTNLFNASAAGSEVKPHNTQLTFDRVLCDVPCSGDGTLRKAPDIWRKWNSGMGNGLHGLQVQIGMRGASLLKVGGRMVYSTCSMNPVENEAVVAELLRKSGGSLELIDVSNELPQLVRRPGLKKWRVLDRGVWLASYKEIIEGRQSVAIPSMFPSGRGRKNQADNNDNSELGGNHLDGSIGSSVDVSEPTVDPEDGFDEVCEFPIERCMRIVPHDQNSGAFFIAVLRKIAPLPATFEKQTSKSANDRSRCKLPQTIADGENVDVDAAVGMDESPTEAGIISNNQGESSSADKPACELPIQDNKDAEGLNTNAGDLEAKLVDNEVDEKAAIKIYSEESKQPDDGEVDPKKSAAKRKLQIQGKWKGVDPVVLFKDETVIDSIKTFYGIDESFPLVGQLVTRNSDTNHVKRIYYISKSVKDVLELNFSVGQQLKITSIGLKMFERQSSREGSSAPCSFRISSEGLPVILPYITKQILTISPVDFKHLLQYKSIKYSDFVDSAFGEKASNLMLGCCVIVLGTGTNTSSDVIKVDSSTIAIGCWKGRASLSVMVTAIDCQELLERLSNRLENNL, via the exons AGCTCGTACTCAAAGAAAGCATTTTCGCGACAACAGAGAGAACGTTTGGAAGCGTCCAAGGCCCGATCCTAACTCTGCCAATCACAATGACAAGGATGTTAATGGTAATGGCAATGGCAATGGCAATGGCAATCCCTGGGAGCCTTTCGAATCTCAAAGTCCTGCGTTCAATGAGTATTACAAG GAGCAATCTATTGTTACTGCGGAAGAATGGGATACGTTTATTGAGGTTCTTCGGAAACCATTGCCTGCCGCTTTTAGGATCAATTCTAG TGGACAGTTCTGTGAAGAAATACGTGCCCAGTTACAAAATGACTTCATGAAATCTCTTCAGGCTGAG GTCACTGAAAGTGATGAAGCTGAGGCTATTAGACCGTTACCTTGGTACCCTGACAATCTTGCGTGGCATTCAAATTTTTCAAGAATGCAATTGCGGAAGAATCAAGCTCTTGAGAg GTTTCACGAGTTCTTGAAGCTAGAAAATGAAATTGGGAACATTACAAGGCAGGAGGCTGTCAGCATG GTACCTCCTCTTTTTCTTGATGTACATCCAAATCACTATGTACTCGACA TGTGTGCTGCTCCTGGCTCCAAAACATTTCAATTACTTGAGATCATACACCAGTCCAGCAAGCCTGGATCTCTACCTGACGGATTG GTAGTGGCAAATGATTTAGATGTCCAAAGATGTAATCTTCTCATCCACCAAACAAAAAGAATGTGCACTGCCAACCTCATTGTTACAAATCACGAAGCCCAACATTTTCCTGGATGTCGAGCACATACCAATTTGTTCAATGCTTCTGCAGCAGGGAGTGAAGTAAAACCTCACAACACTCAACTTACTTTTGATCGTGTTCTATGTGATGTTCCCTGTAGCGGAGATGGTACTCTTCGCAAGGCTCCGGATATATGGAGGAAATG GAATTCTGGGATGGGTAATGGTTTGCATGGCTTACAAGTGCAGATAGGCATGCGAG GTGCCTCTTTACTTAAAGTTGGTGGAAGAATGGTTTACTCAACCTGCTCAATGAATCCTGTTGAAAATGAGGCCGTTGTTGCGGAG CTTCTGCGGAAATCTGGAGGCTCTCTTGAACTTATTGATGTCTCAAATGAACTTCCACAACTTGTTCGTCGCCCTGGTCTCAAGAAATGGAGG GTGCTTGATAGAGGTGTATGGTTAGCATCCTACAAAGAAATCATTGAAGGTCGCCAGAGTGTGGCAATTCCAAGTATGTTTCCTTCTGGTAGAGGCCGTAAGAACCAAGCAGACAATAATGATAACTCAGAATTGGGGGGAAATCATCTGGACGGTTCCATTGGCAGTTCTGTTGATGTATCTGAGCCAACAGTGGATCCTGAAGATGGATTTGATGAGGTTTGTGAATTTCCTATCGAGCGTTGCATGAGGATAGTGCCTCATGATCAAAATAGTGGAGCCTTCTTTATTGCAGTATTACGCAAAATTGCCCCTTTGCCAG CTACTTTTGAAAAACAAACTTCAAAGTCTGCAAATGACCGGTCTCGTTGCAAGCTTCCACAGACTATTGCAGATGGTGAGAATGTGGACGTTGATGCAGCAGTTGGGATGGATGAAAGCCCCACAGAAGCTGGGATTATTTCAAATAATCAAGGGGAATCCAGTTCTGCAGACAAACCAGCTTGCGAACTTCCAATTCAGGATAATAAAGATGCAGAAGGTTTGAACACTAATGCAGGTGATTTGGAGGCCAAGTTAGTTGATAATGAAGTGGATGAAAAAGCTGCTATAAAAATTTACTCAGAGGAGTCTAAGCAGCCTGATGATGGTGAAGTGGATCCTAAGAAAAGCGCTGCGAAGAGAAAGTTACAGATTCAGGGGAAGTGGAAGGGTGTTGACCCTGTTGTACTGTTTAAAGATGAAACTGTTATTGATAGCATAAAGACATTTTACGGTATTGATGAGTCTTTCCCATTGGTTGGCCAACTTGTAACTCGAAATAGTGACACTAACCATGTGAAAAGAATCTATTACATATCCAAGTCTGTTAAGGATGTCCTTGAGTTGAATTTTTCAGTTGGGCAGCAGCTTAAGATAACGTCTATTGGTCTGAAGATGTTT GAGAGGCAATCATCAAGAGAAGGTAGCTCTGCGCCATGTTCATTCCGTATATCATCAGAAGGATTGCCTGTGATACTCCCGTACATCACCAAGCAAATCCTAACCATTTCTCCCGTGGATTTCAAGCATCTATTACAATATAAAAGTATAAAATATTCAGATTTTGTTGATTCTGCGTTTGGTGAGAAGGCATCAAACCTAATGCTAGGTTGCTGTGTGATAGTTTTGGGTACAG GAACTAACACCTCTTCAGACGTTATCAAAGTTGACTCGTCGACTATAGCCATTGGTTGCTGGAAAGGGAGGGCCAGTCTGAGTGTTATGGTGACAGCAATCGATTGCCAAGAACTACTTGAAAGGCTTTCAAATCGGCTTGAAAATAATTTGTAA
- the LOC103484956 gene encoding polyadenylate-binding protein 3-like isoform X2 has translation MELDLQVDYACTPEEVQQHFQSCGTVNRVTILTDKFGHPKGFAYVEFVEAEAVQEALLLNETELHGRQLKVQQKRTNVPGMKQYFPQRYNPYMGYRSRRPYVPPYFYSPYGGYGKTPRFRRPMRYMPYY, from the exons ATGGAATTGGACTTGCAGGTTGATTATGCGTGTACACCTGAAGAAGTGCAGCAGCATTTCCAATCTTGTGGTACTGTCAACAGGGTTACTATTCTCACGGATAAATTTGGTCATCCCAAGGGCTTTGCTTATGTGGAGTTTGTTGAAGCCGAAGCTGTTCAGGAGGCACTTCTTTTAAACGAGACAGAGTTGCATGGAAGACAATTGAAG GTTCAACAAAAGCGAACAAATGTTCCCGGTATGAAGCAGTATTTTCCCCAGCGTTACAATCCTTACATGGGCTATCGATCCAGGAGGCCTTACGTGCCCCCTTATTTTTACTCACCATATGGAGGATATGG GAAAACACCCCGGTTCCGAAGGCCCATGCGATACATGCCATACTACTAG
- the LOC103484955 gene encoding ras-related protein Rab11A — MASGGGYGDANQKIDYVFKVVLIGDSAVGKSQILARFARNEFSLDSKATIGVEFQTRTLVIQHKSVKAQIWDTAGQERYRAVTSAYYRGALGAMLVYDITKRQTFDHIPRWLEELRSHADKNIVIILIGNKSDLEDQRAVPTEDAKEFAEKEGLFFLETSALESTNVENAFMTVLTEIFSIMNRKNLAAGENQGNGNSASLAGGKKIIIPGPAQEIPAKSKMCCSST; from the exons ATGGCGAGCGGTGGTGGGTATGGGGATGCTAATCAGAAGATTGATTATGTGTTCAAAGTGGTGTTGATCGGAGATTCTGCGGTGGGTAAATCTCAGATTCTTGCCCGGTTTGCTAGAAACGAGTTTAGCTTGGATTCGAAGGCTACTATCGGGGTTGAGTTTCAGACTAGGACACTCGTTATTCAGCATAAGAGTGTTAAAGCTCAGATCTGGGATACTGCGGGCCAGGAGAG ATACAGAGCAGTTACAAGTGCATATTACAGAGGGGCTCTTGGGGCAATGCTTGTTTATGATATCACGAAACGCCAGACCTTCGATCACATACCTCGGTGGCTCGAGGAGTTGCGGAGCCATGCTGACAAGAACATCGTTATCATCTTAATAGGAAACAAAAGTGATCTTGAAGACCAGCGTGCAGTCCCCACTGAGGATGCCAAGGAATTCGCTGAAAAAGAAGGTTTGTTTTTCTTGGAGACCTCAGCACTGGAATCGACCAATGTGGAGAATGCCTTCATGACTGTCCTAACTGAGATCTTCAGCATCATGAACAGAAAGAATTTAGCTGCTGGTGAAAATCAAGGCAACGGCAACTCTGCATCCCTCGCCGGTGGTAAGAAAATCATTATCCCTGGACCGGCACAAGAAATCCCGGCTAAGAGCAAGATGTGCTGTTCTTCAACATGA
- the LOC103484956 gene encoding polyadenylate-binding protein 3-like isoform X3: MMVDYACTPEEVQQHFQSCGTVNRVTILTDKFGHPKGFAYVEFVEAEAVQEALLLNETELHGRQLKVQQKRTNVPGMKQYFPQRYNPYMGYRSRRPYVPPYFYSPYGGYGKTPRFRRPMRYMPYY, from the exons ATGATG GTTGATTATGCGTGTACACCTGAAGAAGTGCAGCAGCATTTCCAATCTTGTGGTACTGTCAACAGGGTTACTATTCTCACGGATAAATTTGGTCATCCCAAGGGCTTTGCTTATGTGGAGTTTGTTGAAGCCGAAGCTGTTCAGGAGGCACTTCTTTTAAACGAGACAGAGTTGCATGGAAGACAATTGAAG GTTCAACAAAAGCGAACAAATGTTCCCGGTATGAAGCAGTATTTTCCCCAGCGTTACAATCCTTACATGGGCTATCGATCCAGGAGGCCTTACGTGCCCCCTTATTTTTACTCACCATATGGAGGATATGG GAAAACACCCCGGTTCCGAAGGCCCATGCGATACATGCCATACTACTAG
- the LOC103484959 gene encoding uncharacterized protein LOC103484959 isoform X2, with protein sequence MYPFPCLSTNPRFLNCLHSKTMSLPFQSLSLTSPSSSTLCFSTLFSRNPSVSLGFPPSRFPNTLHFQILDYKFRSPFNFGSIDAHQFCPRVSTSGGVGRIPGGGGGDFDIDSLLSAAELFCLVASLIGSVGFALNCAKTRSKSVFLAVFGDGVLVGAILFLVAGVAIGAWIRRRQWNRVFRETVKGVLEVNLMEKTNKLEEDLRSSATLIRVLSRQLEKLGIRFRVTRKALKKPVEEEQQQKQLELILAIGKSGKMWESRQEHSGGQSHIGRHDLIDERLNRKEVQDV encoded by the exons ATGTACCCCTTCCCATGTCTGAGTACAAACCCTAGATTCTTGAACTGTCTACACTCTAAAACGATGTCGCTTCCTTTCCAATCCCTTTCACTCACTTCACCTTCTTCTTCAACATTGTGCTTTTCCACCCTTTTTTCTAGAAATCCGAGCGTGTCTCTTGGATTCCCCCCTAGCCGTTTCCCGAACACCCTGCATTTCCAAATTCTTGATTACAAGTTTCGAAGCCCTTTTAATTTTGGTTCCATCGATGCCCATCAGTTCTGTCCTCGAGTTTCTACTTCTGGAGGAGTAGGTCGGATACccggtggtggtggtggtgatTTCGATATCGATTCTTTACTTTCAGCTGCCGAGTTGTTTTGCCTTGTTGCGTCATTGATCGGTTCTGTTGGTTTTGCTTTGAATTGCGCGAAAACCAGGTCTAAGAGCGTGTTCTTGGCGGTGTTTGGTGATGGGGTTCTCGTTGGCGCGATTTTATTTCTGGTTGCTGGGGTTGCGATTGGTGCTTGGATTCGTAGGCGGCAGTGGAATCGAGTTTTTCGAGAGACAGTGAAGGGCGTTTTAGAGGTGAATTTGATGGAAAAGACTAACAAGCTTGAGGAGGATTTGAGGAGCTCGGCAACGCTAATTCGAGTTTTGTCGAGGCAGCTGGAGAAGTTAGGGATTAGGTTTAGAGTTACTCGAAAGGCTCTGAAGAAGCCCGTTGAGGAG GAACAACAACAAAAGCAACTTGAATTGATTCTAGCAATAGGAAAGTCAGGAAAGATGTGGGAAAGCAGACAGGAGCATAGTGGAGGACAAAGTCATATTGGGAGGCATGATCTGATTGATGAACGCTTAAATCGAAAGGAAGTCCAGGACGTTTGA
- the LOC103484956 gene encoding polyadenylate-binding protein 3-like isoform X1, with protein MEEEEHEVYGGEIPVEEGDIDMSAADDDAIKELDEMKKRLKEMEEEAAALREMQAKVEKEMGAVQDPAGSAVSQESKEEADSRSVFVGNVDYACTPEEVQQHFQSCGTVNRVTILTDKFGHPKGFAYVEFVEAEAVQEALLLNETELHGRQLKVQQKRTNVPGMKQYFPQRYNPYMGYRSRRPYVPPYFYSPYGGYGKTPRFRRPMRYMPYY; from the exons ATGGAGGAAGAGGAACACGAGGTTTACGGCGGAGAGATCCCGGTCGAGGAGGGTGACATTGACATGTCTGCCGCCGATGACGACGCCATCAAG GAGCTGGACGAGATGAAGAAGAGATTGAAGGAGATGGAGGAGGAAGCAGCTGCTCTTCGCGAAATGCAAGCCAAGGTAGAAAAGGAAATGGGCGCCGTTCAAG ATCCTGCTGGTTCGGCTGTAAGTCAAGAAAGCAAAGAAGAGGCAGATTCGCGATCTGTATTTGTTGGCAAC GTTGATTATGCGTGTACACCTGAAGAAGTGCAGCAGCATTTCCAATCTTGTGGTACTGTCAACAGGGTTACTATTCTCACGGATAAATTTGGTCATCCCAAGGGCTTTGCTTATGTGGAGTTTGTTGAAGCCGAAGCTGTTCAGGAGGCACTTCTTTTAAACGAGACAGAGTTGCATGGAAGACAATTGAAG GTTCAACAAAAGCGAACAAATGTTCCCGGTATGAAGCAGTATTTTCCCCAGCGTTACAATCCTTACATGGGCTATCGATCCAGGAGGCCTTACGTGCCCCCTTATTTTTACTCACCATATGGAGGATATGG GAAAACACCCCGGTTCCGAAGGCCCATGCGATACATGCCATACTACTAG
- the LOC103484959 gene encoding uncharacterized protein LOC103484959 isoform X1, which produces MYPFPCLSTNPRFLNCLHSKTMSLPFQSLSLTSPSSSTLCFSTLFSRNPSVSLGFPPSRFPNTLHFQILDYKFRSPFNFGSIDAHQFCPRVSTSGGVGRIPGGGGGDFDIDSLLSAAELFCLVASLIGSVGFALNCAKTRSKSVFLAVFGDGVLVGAILFLVAGVAIGAWIRRRQWNRVFRETVKGVLEVNLMEKTNKLEEDLRSSATLIRVLSRQLEKLGIRFRVTRKALKKPVEETAALAQKTSEATRALAVRGDILEKELAEIQKVLLAMQEQQQKQLELILAIGKSGKMWESRQEHSGGQSHIGRHDLIDERLNRKEVQDV; this is translated from the exons ATGTACCCCTTCCCATGTCTGAGTACAAACCCTAGATTCTTGAACTGTCTACACTCTAAAACGATGTCGCTTCCTTTCCAATCCCTTTCACTCACTTCACCTTCTTCTTCAACATTGTGCTTTTCCACCCTTTTTTCTAGAAATCCGAGCGTGTCTCTTGGATTCCCCCCTAGCCGTTTCCCGAACACCCTGCATTTCCAAATTCTTGATTACAAGTTTCGAAGCCCTTTTAATTTTGGTTCCATCGATGCCCATCAGTTCTGTCCTCGAGTTTCTACTTCTGGAGGAGTAGGTCGGATACccggtggtggtggtggtgatTTCGATATCGATTCTTTACTTTCAGCTGCCGAGTTGTTTTGCCTTGTTGCGTCATTGATCGGTTCTGTTGGTTTTGCTTTGAATTGCGCGAAAACCAGGTCTAAGAGCGTGTTCTTGGCGGTGTTTGGTGATGGGGTTCTCGTTGGCGCGATTTTATTTCTGGTTGCTGGGGTTGCGATTGGTGCTTGGATTCGTAGGCGGCAGTGGAATCGAGTTTTTCGAGAGACAGTGAAGGGCGTTTTAGAGGTGAATTTGATGGAAAAGACTAACAAGCTTGAGGAGGATTTGAGGAGCTCGGCAACGCTAATTCGAGTTTTGTCGAGGCAGCTGGAGAAGTTAGGGATTAGGTTTAGAGTTACTCGAAAGGCTCTGAAGAAGCCCGTTGAGGAG ACTGCAGCTTTAGCTCAAAAGACTTCCGAGGCCACCCGAGCATTAGCAGTTCGGGGAGATATTTTGGAGAAGGAGCTTGCTGAAATCCAGAAGGTTTTACTAGCTATGCAG GAACAACAACAAAAGCAACTTGAATTGATTCTAGCAATAGGAAAGTCAGGAAAGATGTGGGAAAGCAGACAGGAGCATAGTGGAGGACAAAGTCATATTGGGAGGCATGATCTGATTGATGAACGCTTAAATCGAAAGGAAGTCCAGGACGTTTGA
- the LOC103484958 gene encoding phospho-2-dehydro-3-deoxyheptonate aldolase 2, chloroplastic, which produces MALSNAAALSSSKLIFNPLLDTKSQQPISFFVPSNTHRRLRQRISAVHAAEPANDKVVVEAPRKKPVTAPTTNEKWSLESWKSKKALQLPEYPDQAALESVLKTIESFPPIVFAGEARSLEERLGEAALGNAFLLQGGDCAESFKEFSANNIRDTFRILLQMGVVLMFGGQMPVIKVGRMAGQFAKPRSDPLEVKDGVSLPSYKGDNINGDDFTEKSRIPDPERMIRAYTQSAATLNLLRSFATGGYAAMQRVTQWNLDFAENSEQGDRYHELARRVDETLGFMSAAGLTVDHPIMTTTEFWTSHECLLLPYEQSLTRLDSTSGLYYDCSAHMLWVGERTRQLDGAHVEFLRGVANPLGIKVSNKMDPNELVKLVEILNPANKPGRITIIVRMGAENQRVKLPHLIRAVRKAGQIVTWVCDPMHGNTIKAPCGLKTRPFDAILAEVRAFFDVHEQEGSHAGGIHLEMTGQNVTECIGGSRTVTFDDLSSRYHTHCDPRLNASQSLELAFIIAERLRKKRIGKQSPLSQGFF; this is translated from the exons ATGGCTCTTTCCAATGCCGCCGCTCTCTCTTCCTCTAAATTGATCTTCAATCCTCTTCTTGACACTAAATCCCAACAACCCATTTCCTTTTTTGTTCCATCCAACACCCATCGCAGGCTTCGCCAACGGATCTCTGCTGTCCACGCTGCAGAGCCGGCTAATGACAAGGTGGTTGTTGAGGCCCCACGGAAGAAGCCGGTGACGGCGCCTACTACTAATGAGAAGTGGAGTTTGGAGAGCTGGAAATCGAAGAAGGCTTTGCAGCTTCCTGAGTACCCGGACCAAGCTGCTCTTGAGTCTGTTCTTAAAACTATTGAGTCGTTTCCTCCCATTGTGTTTGCTGGTGAGGCTAGGAGTTTGGAGGAGAGGCTTGGTGAGGCTGCTTTGGGGAATGCTTTCCTTTTGCAGGGTGGGGATTGTGCCGAGAGTTTCAAGGAGTTTAGTGCTAATAATATTAGGGATACATTCAGGATTCTTCTTCAGATGGGTGTTGTCCTTATGTTTGGTGGACAAATGCCTGTCATCAAG GTGGGAAGAATGGCTGGTCAGTTTGCAAAGCCCAGATCAGATCCCTTAGAGGTGAAGGATGGAGTAAGTCTGCCAAGTTACAAGGGTGACAACATCAATGGCGATGATTTTACTGAGAAGTCAAGGATTCCAGACCCTGAGAGGATGATTAGAGCTTACACTCAATCTGCTGCAACGCTTAACCTTCTTAGGTCCTTCGCCACTGGAGGATATGCTGCAATGCAGAGGGTCACTCAATGGAATCTTGATTTTGCTGAAAACAGTGAACAGGGTGATAG GTACCATGAACTTGCTCGTCGTGTCGATGAGACCCTTGGATTCATGTCTGCTGCAGGACTTACTGTCGACCATCCTATTATGACAACAACTGAGTTCTGGACCTCTCACGAGTGTTTACTATTGCCATATGAACAATCACTTACCAGACTGGACTCGACATCTGGCCTTTACTATGATTGCTCAGCTCATATGCTTTGGGTTGGGGAACGAACCCGACAACTCGATGGTGCCCACGTAGAGTTCCTTAGAGGGGTTGCTAACCCTCTGGGAATTAAG GTGagcaacaaaatggatccaaaTGAGTTGGTTAAACTTGTTGAAATCCTCAACCCTGCTAACAAACCAGGAAGGATAACTATCATTGTAAGAATGGGTGCTGAGAACCAGAGAGTAAAGCTTCCCCATTTGATTAGAGCCGTACGAAAGGCAGGGCAAATTGTGACATGGGTCTGTGATCCAATGCATGGAAACACCATTAAGGCACCTTGTGGTCTTAAAACACGTCCATTTGATGCTATTCTG GCCGAGGTCCGAGCGTTCTTTGATGTGCATGAACAAGAAGGTAGCCATGCTGGAGGAATTCATTTGGAAATGACTGGACAAAATGTTACAGAATGCATTGGAGGATCCCGGACCGTAACATTCGACGACTTATCTTCAAGATACCACACACACTGCGACCCAAGGCTGAACGCTTCTCAGTCTCTTGAGCTTGCTTTCATCATCGCAGAGAGGCTAAGGAAGAAGAGGATTGGAAAGCAATCCCCACTTTCCCAAGGCTTCTTTTAA